From a single Terriglobia bacterium genomic region:
- a CDS encoding electron transfer flavoprotein subunit beta, which translates to GWATGNLPEPRNNPQVGMANMRTVMPALQRAKAAPIASDGLRYISVALPKQQRETRVVKDMSPDAIAAEIVEWIGKE; encoded by the coding sequence CGGCTGGGCCACCGGCAATCTGCCCGAGCCGCGCAACAACCCGCAGGTCGGCATGGCCAACATGCGCACCGTGATGCCCGCGCTGCAACGCGCCAAAGCCGCGCCCATCGCCAGTGACGGCCTGCGATACATCAGCGTGGCACTGCCCAAGCAGCAGCGCGAAACGCGTGTCGTAAAAGACATGTCTCCCGACGCCATCGCCGCCGAAATC